A section of the Paenibacillus aurantius genome encodes:
- the iolC gene encoding 5-dehydro-2-deoxygluconokinase, protein MTYVAFPSSKELDFTAIGRLCIDLNANEINRPMEQTSTFTKYVGGSPANITIGLSRLGLKTAFIGKIADDQMGRFIEDYLTRNGIETGNVVTDRTGAVTGLAFTEIKSPTDCSILMYRDNAADLKLTPGEVREDVIARSKMLLISGTALAASPSREAVFLALDYAKKHGCVIAFDLDFRPYTWTSAEETAVYYNLAAEKCDIILGTREEFDMMERFEQNPERSDQVTASKWFRHSAQIVIIKHGKDGSIAYTKDGQEHRAQTFPAKVVKTFGAGDSYAAGFLYGLMQGWTLEKSMEYGSAAACIVISSHSCSDAMPTSAQVDDYIARCERGEITAN, encoded by the coding sequence ATGACTTATGTAGCTTTTCCTTCTTCCAAAGAGCTGGATTTTACGGCCATCGGCCGATTGTGCATCGATCTGAACGCAAATGAAATCAACCGTCCCATGGAACAGACGAGCACGTTTACCAAGTATGTCGGGGGCTCCCCTGCCAATATCACGATCGGGCTGTCTAGGCTCGGGCTCAAAACGGCCTTTATCGGCAAAATCGCCGACGACCAGATGGGCCGGTTCATCGAAGACTATTTGACCCGCAACGGGATTGAGACGGGAAATGTCGTGACGGACCGGACGGGCGCCGTGACCGGTCTGGCTTTTACCGAGATCAAAAGCCCGACGGACTGCAGCATCCTCATGTACCGGGACAACGCGGCGGACCTCAAGCTGACGCCGGGAGAAGTCCGCGAGGACGTCATCGCCCGTTCGAAAATGCTTCTCATCTCCGGCACAGCGCTTGCCGCAAGCCCTTCCCGGGAAGCGGTGTTCCTTGCCCTCGATTATGCCAAAAAGCATGGCTGCGTCATCGCCTTCGATCTGGACTTCCGGCCTTACACTTGGACCTCGGCAGAAGAAACCGCCGTGTACTACAACCTGGCGGCGGAGAAATGCGACATTATCCTCGGCACGCGCGAGGAGTTTGACATGATGGAGCGCTTCGAGCAGAACCCGGAGCGGAGCGATCAGGTGACGGCGTCCAAATGGTTCCGCCACTCGGCGCAGATCGTGATCATCAAGCACGGCAAGGACGGCTCCATCGCCTACACGAAGGACGGGCAGGAGCACCGCGCCCAGACGTTCCCCGCCAAGGTGGTCAAAACTTTCGGAGCCGGGGATTCCTACGCCGCCGGCTTCCTGTACGGCCTGATGCAGGGCTGGACGCTGGAGAAGAGCATGGAGTACGGAAGTGCCGCGGCCTGCATCGTCATCTCGAGCCACAGCTGCTCGGACGCCATGCCGACGTCGGCCCAGGTGGACGACTATATCGCCCGCTGCGAACGCGGGGAAATTACCGCCAATTAA
- the iolG gene encoding inositol 2-dehydrogenase, with product MTKIRIGIIGAGRIGKIHTENLLRLPEVEVKAVSDLFAGPELKAWADERGIRTLTTDSADLINDPEIDALFICSSTDTHVPLIKQAAEAGKHVFCEKPVSMDIDQTEEAIEAVRKAGVKLQIGFNRRFDHNFKRVREHIAGGTIGEPHLVKITSRDPNPPHRDYIRVSGGLFMDMAIHDFDMARFLTGSEVSEVYAQGSVMIDQAFAEFGDIDTAVTFLRFENDVLGMIDNSRKAVYGYDQRVEVFGSGGSVSVANDHPNTAVVSTSEGITSDKPLHFFLERYNEAYVEETKRFIDSLVNGTPLAVDGTDALQAERIALAAKLSQKLNRPVKLSEISELRKQVTFAH from the coding sequence ATGACGAAGATCAGAATTGGAATCATCGGCGCCGGACGGATCGGCAAAATTCATACGGAGAACCTCCTCCGCCTGCCGGAGGTCGAAGTGAAGGCGGTAAGCGATTTGTTCGCCGGCCCCGAGCTGAAGGCCTGGGCGGACGAACGCGGCATCCGCACCCTGACGACGGACAGCGCGGACCTGATCAACGATCCGGAGATCGATGCGCTGTTCATCTGCTCGTCGACGGACACGCATGTTCCGCTGATCAAACAGGCTGCGGAGGCCGGCAAGCACGTTTTCTGCGAGAAGCCGGTCAGCATGGACATCGACCAGACCGAGGAAGCGATTGAAGCCGTCCGCAAAGCGGGGGTCAAGCTGCAGATCGGCTTCAACCGCCGGTTTGACCACAATTTCAAAAGAGTCCGGGAGCACATTGCCGGGGGAACGATCGGGGAGCCCCATCTCGTGAAAATTACGTCCCGGGACCCGAATCCCCCTCACCGGGATTATATCCGGGTTTCGGGAGGACTTTTTATGGATATGGCGATTCATGACTTCGACATGGCCCGCTTCCTGACGGGGAGCGAGGTATCCGAGGTGTACGCCCAGGGAAGCGTGATGATCGATCAGGCGTTCGCCGAGTTCGGTGATATCGACACGGCCGTGACGTTCCTCCGCTTCGAGAACGATGTGCTCGGCATGATCGACAACAGCCGCAAGGCGGTTTACGGGTACGACCAGCGGGTGGAGGTTTTCGGTTCGGGCGGCAGCGTAAGCGTCGCAAACGATCATCCCAATACGGCCGTCGTCAGTACCTCGGAAGGGATCACAAGCGACAAGCCGCTTCATTTCTTCCTCGAACGCTACAACGAGGCCTATGTCGAAGAGACCAAGCGGTTTATCGACTCGCTCGTTAACGGGACGCCGCTTGCGGTCGACGGCACCGATGCCCTGCAGGCGGAACGGATCGCACTTGCCGCCAAGCTGTCCCAGAAGCTGAACCGTCCGGTGAAGCTGTCCGAAATCAGCGAGCTGAGAAAGCAAGTAACCTTCGCTCATTAG
- the sigJ gene encoding RNA polymerase sigma factor SigJ, producing MEELYDQYKALLFTLAYQLTGSAADAEDAVQDVFVKACDVHPERLEEPKAYLCKMVTNHCLNQQKSARKKREMYVGPWLPEPIRTQETDTLEMTVVRRDLLSYAMLVLLERLTPAERTVFVLREGLGFDYPDIAELLGKQEANCRKLLSRARGKMGISEEEPVAAEAVEMEWVSRFLSSLEQGNVDHMMSLLTEDVMLVSDGGGKVTASTRPLQERDRVARFLLGVFKNAQSFYPNSLQFERASLNGEAGIVFRSGNETLGAMFIQLRQGKLARIYFVVNPDKLARV from the coding sequence ATGGAGGAACTGTACGATCAATACAAAGCGCTGCTGTTTACACTGGCGTATCAATTGACAGGCTCGGCGGCAGACGCGGAAGATGCGGTACAGGACGTGTTTGTTAAGGCCTGCGACGTGCATCCCGAACGATTGGAGGAGCCGAAGGCGTATCTGTGCAAAATGGTAACCAATCACTGCCTTAATCAGCAGAAGTCGGCGCGGAAGAAGAGGGAGATGTATGTAGGGCCTTGGCTGCCCGAACCGATTCGGACACAGGAGACGGATACGCTCGAGATGACGGTCGTCCGCCGCGATCTGCTGTCTTACGCCATGCTGGTCCTGTTGGAGCGGTTGACGCCGGCAGAGCGGACAGTTTTCGTCCTGCGTGAGGGGCTGGGCTTCGATTATCCCGATATTGCGGAACTGCTCGGCAAGCAGGAAGCGAACTGCCGCAAGCTGTTAAGCCGGGCCAGAGGCAAGATGGGAATATCCGAAGAGGAGCCGGTTGCGGCGGAAGCGGTGGAAATGGAATGGGTAAGCCGGTTCCTTTCCTCTCTCGAGCAAGGGAACGTCGATCATATGATGTCTCTGTTGACCGAAGACGTCATGCTCGTCTCCGATGGAGGCGGCAAAGTAACCGCGTCGACGCGTCCTCTGCAAGAGCGCGATCGCGTGGCTCGGTTCCTGCTCGGCGTGTTTAAGAACGCCCAGTCCTTTTATCCGAATAGTCTTCAATTCGAGAGGGCCTCTCTGAACGGGGAGGCCGGAATCGTCTTTCGTTCGGGGAATGAAACGCTGGGCGCCATGTTTATCCAGCTCCGGCAAGGTAAGCTTGCCAGAATCTATTTCGTAGTGAACCCGGATAAGCTTGCCCGGGTTTAA
- the iolD gene encoding 3D-(3,5/4)-trihydroxycyclohexane-1,2-dione acylhydrolase (decyclizing) gives MGTIRLTMAQALLKFLDQQYLSVDGRETKFVHGVMGIFGHGNVTGIGEALERSPGSLVYIQGKNEQGMVHAAAAFAKQSARRRIMACTTSIGPGALNMVTAAATATVNRIPVLLLPGDNFASRQPDPVLQQLEVPGDYTVSANDPFKAVSRYWDRIVRPEQLMSAALQAMRVLTNPAETGAVTLALPQDVQAEAYDYPEEFFTRRVHYVDRQPASKEAVKRAADLLRGKKRPLLIAGGGVLYSGAMEELKEFAEAFHIPVAETQAGKSSLPWNHPLNTGGVGVTGTSAANRLAREADLIIGVGTRYSDFTTASKSAFGHPEVQFLNLNVSAFDSAKWGGAAIQADAAEGLAALREALTGEGDSPYRSGYAEGEIAALKREWEAEVDRLYALEHEEGLAQTRALGVIQESIGAGSVVVCAAGSLPGDLHRLWRPEEPRTYHMEYGFSCMGYEVSGAFGAALADPDREVYALVGDGSYLMLHSELITSLQEGRKITVLLFDNHGFQCIHNLQRGHGSDGFGNEFRYREKETGRLTGGYLPIDFAAHARSLGAASYKASTAEELRQAIADAKKENRTTLIEIPVVPGTNTDGYESWWNVGVPEVSESGKVVEAHQEMKKRIQAAKPF, from the coding sequence ATGGGAACCATTAGGCTGACGATGGCTCAGGCTCTGCTGAAGTTTCTGGATCAGCAGTACCTGTCGGTCGATGGCAGGGAAACGAAGTTCGTGCATGGAGTGATGGGCATTTTTGGCCACGGGAATGTGACCGGCATAGGGGAGGCGCTGGAGCGGAGCCCGGGGAGCCTTGTGTACATCCAGGGAAAAAATGAGCAGGGAATGGTGCACGCAGCGGCGGCCTTCGCCAAGCAGAGCGCCCGGCGCCGGATCATGGCCTGCACCACCTCCATCGGCCCCGGCGCGCTTAACATGGTGACCGCGGCGGCCACCGCCACCGTCAACCGCATTCCCGTGCTCCTGCTTCCGGGCGATAACTTCGCTTCCCGGCAGCCGGATCCGGTTTTGCAGCAGCTCGAAGTGCCGGGGGACTATACGGTCTCTGCGAACGACCCGTTCAAGGCCGTCAGCCGGTATTGGGACCGGATCGTCCGACCGGAGCAGCTTATGTCCGCCGCGCTGCAGGCGATGAGGGTTCTGACGAACCCGGCGGAGACCGGAGCCGTAACGCTGGCGCTCCCGCAGGATGTGCAGGCGGAAGCCTACGACTACCCGGAGGAGTTCTTCACCCGGCGGGTTCATTATGTGGACCGGCAGCCGGCTTCTAAGGAAGCGGTAAAGCGCGCAGCGGACCTGCTTCGCGGGAAGAAGAGACCGCTCCTGATCGCGGGAGGCGGGGTTCTCTACTCCGGAGCGATGGAGGAGCTGAAGGAATTTGCCGAGGCGTTCCATATCCCGGTAGCCGAAACCCAGGCGGGCAAAAGCTCCCTGCCGTGGAACCATCCCCTGAATACAGGAGGGGTTGGGGTAACCGGCACGAGCGCCGCGAACCGGCTCGCCCGGGAGGCCGACCTCATCATCGGCGTCGGGACGCGCTACTCCGATTTTACGACCGCGTCGAAATCGGCGTTCGGTCATCCGGAGGTTCAGTTCCTGAACCTCAATGTAAGCGCCTTCGACTCCGCCAAGTGGGGAGGGGCGGCCATACAGGCCGATGCGGCCGAAGGCTTGGCCGCCTTGCGCGAGGCATTAACCGGGGAAGGCGATTCCCCTTACCGTTCCGGGTATGCCGAAGGGGAAATCGCGGCCTTAAAGCGGGAATGGGAAGCGGAAGTGGACCGGCTGTATGCACTGGAGCATGAAGAAGGACTCGCGCAGACCCGCGCCCTCGGCGTCATCCAGGAATCCATCGGGGCCGGCTCCGTCGTCGTATGCGCGGCGGGAAGCCTTCCGGGGGACCTGCACCGGCTGTGGAGGCCGGAAGAGCCGCGCACCTACCATATGGAATACGGCTTCTCCTGCATGGGCTATGAGGTAAGCGGAGCCTTCGGCGCCGCACTCGCCGATCCGGACCGGGAAGTCTATGCCCTCGTCGGGGACGGCAGCTACCTGATGCTGCATTCCGAGCTGATCACGAGCCTGCAGGAAGGCCGCAAAATCACCGTGCTGCTGTTCGACAACCACGGCTTTCAATGCATCCACAACCTGCAGCGCGGGCACGGAAGCGACGGCTTCGGCAACGAATTCCGCTACCGTGAGAAGGAAACGGGCCGCCTGACGGGCGGGTACCTGCCGATCGATTTCGCGGCGCATGCCCGCAGCCTGGGGGCCGCATCCTACAAGGCCAGTACCGCCGAGGAGCTGCGCCAGGCCATCGCCGATGCCAAGAAGGAGAACCGGACGACGCTGATCGAGATTCCTGTCGTTCCGGGAACCAACACGGACGGCTATGAGTCGTGGTGGAATGTGGGCGTGCCGGAGGTGTCGGAGAGCGGGAAGGTCGTCGAAGCCCACCAGGAAATGAAGAAACGGATTCAAGCCGCTAAACCATTCTGA
- a CDS encoding alpha-keto acid decarboxylase family protein, protein MTEEQDKSSVTLGVFLLDCLKKEGIREIFGIPGDYNFTLLDALEQYEGIDFINGRNELNAGYAADGYARIKGMAALITTFGVGELSACNAIAGSYSESVPVIHIVGSPKSMLQQEHKLLHHTLHDGNYDAFRQVYEPITAYTAVVTPQNAAIEIPAAIRIAKERKKPVYLVVAIDQVTQPIVPRSFQPEDKQTNASSLEAATAHARRLLDNAKSAVILADHPVQRYGLGPQVQKLSEAMQIPTASMMLGKSSLDESHANYIGMYGGAFGSQEVSAVVEEADCVLAVGVVWSDSNTANFTAKLESSRMIRIQPDHVQIGEAAYRNIKAEDMLSALQAVGFQPKAGIPQVSFPYDTVTGGADEPLTSASYYPRFQRMLKQDDILVVDTGTLTYGLSQVRLPQGVDYIAQAGWESIGYATPAAFGASVAGGQRRVLLFTGEGALQLTVQEISSLLAGGYHPIIFVLNNSGYTIEKYLNVKTRNQKYNEIPQWSYTKLVEAFGGDAYTVQVRTNGELDDAIEEAARRNAESMSIIELITDPMDAPAYLHKMREYLKMQENQQS, encoded by the coding sequence ATGACCGAAGAACAGGATAAATCATCTGTCACACTGGGAGTGTTTTTGCTGGATTGCCTTAAAAAGGAGGGTATCCGCGAGATTTTCGGAATCCCGGGAGACTATAATTTTACTCTGCTCGATGCTCTGGAGCAGTACGAAGGCATCGATTTCATTAACGGCCGCAACGAGCTTAACGCTGGATACGCAGCCGACGGCTACGCCAGGATAAAAGGAATGGCGGCCCTCATTACGACTTTCGGCGTCGGGGAGCTTAGCGCGTGCAATGCCATCGCCGGTTCTTACAGTGAAAGCGTACCGGTCATTCACATCGTAGGTTCGCCCAAATCCATGCTCCAGCAGGAGCATAAGCTGCTTCACCATACTCTGCATGACGGCAACTACGACGCTTTCCGCCAAGTGTATGAGCCGATTACCGCCTACACCGCGGTGGTCACCCCGCAGAACGCCGCCATCGAAATTCCGGCCGCTATCCGAATAGCCAAAGAACGGAAAAAACCGGTTTATCTGGTCGTCGCGATCGATCAGGTGACGCAGCCCATCGTGCCCCGTTCTTTTCAACCCGAGGACAAGCAAACGAACGCCAGCTCGCTGGAAGCGGCTACGGCTCATGCCCGTCGGCTGCTGGATAACGCCAAGAGCGCGGTGATTCTTGCGGATCATCCGGTGCAGAGGTACGGGCTCGGCCCCCAGGTTCAGAAGCTGTCGGAAGCCATGCAGATTCCTACGGCATCTATGATGCTCGGCAAGAGCTCTTTGGATGAGAGCCACGCTAACTACATCGGAATGTATGGCGGGGCGTTTGGCAGCCAGGAGGTTAGCGCCGTGGTGGAAGAGGCGGATTGTGTCCTAGCCGTCGGGGTCGTCTGGTCGGACAGCAACACCGCTAACTTTACCGCCAAGCTGGAATCCTCCCGCATGATCCGGATCCAGCCGGATCATGTGCAAATAGGGGAAGCCGCCTACCGGAACATTAAAGCGGAAGACATGCTGTCCGCCCTTCAGGCTGTCGGGTTTCAACCGAAAGCGGGCATTCCGCAGGTTTCTTTTCCGTATGACACGGTCACCGGCGGAGCCGATGAGCCGCTTACCTCGGCCTCCTACTACCCGCGGTTCCAGCGGATGCTGAAGCAAGACGACATCTTGGTGGTCGACACGGGCACGCTGACTTACGGCCTGTCCCAGGTTCGGCTTCCCCAGGGAGTCGATTACATCGCGCAGGCCGGCTGGGAAAGCATAGGCTACGCCACTCCGGCTGCCTTCGGGGCCAGTGTAGCGGGCGGCCAACGCCGCGTTCTGTTGTTTACCGGGGAAGGGGCGCTGCAGCTGACGGTTCAGGAAATAAGCTCCCTGTTGGCTGGCGGGTACCACCCCATCATTTTTGTTCTGAACAACAGCGGGTATACGATCGAGAAATACCTGAATGTCAAAACCCGGAATCAGAAGTACAACGAGATTCCCCAGTGGTCGTATACGAAGCTGGTCGAAGCCTTTGGCGGAGACGCCTACACCGTCCAGGTAAGAACCAACGGCGAGTTGGATGACGCCATTGAAGAGGCAGCCCGGCGGAACGCGGAAAGCATGAGCATTATCGAGCTAATCACCGACCCGATGGACGCGCCGGCCTATCTCCACAAAATGAGGGAGTATTTGAAGATGCAGGAGAACCAGCAAAGCTAG
- the iolE gene encoding myo-inosose-2 dehydratase — protein MPNWPFRLGAHPINWVGEDVKEHGESTPFEQIVDEMQALGLRGTEMGRKYPTDPSILKQELARRNLQLVSQWKSVLFSDPSYREEELEAYRKHVLFLKEMGSEVISTCEVGGSLHFDPRRTPNEREVLRLDEEGWASLAEGLNAAGAIAREHGLKLTYHHHGGTAVERPEEIDRLMEITDPQLVYLLFDTGHAYYGGAEPLDVLRKHYDRIAYIHLKDIRRSVLEEARAENADFITCIRRGVFTVPGDGDLDFRPVLSELLDRGYSGWAMLEGEQDPAEHPAYELAQQAIKYLESLTPAKAGD, from the coding sequence ATGCCGAATTGGCCTTTCCGGCTGGGGGCGCATCCGATCAACTGGGTCGGCGAGGACGTTAAGGAGCACGGGGAAAGCACCCCTTTTGAGCAGATCGTTGACGAAATGCAGGCGCTCGGGCTGCGCGGAACCGAGATGGGCCGCAAGTATCCGACGGATCCATCCATCCTCAAGCAGGAGCTCGCCCGCCGGAACCTTCAGCTCGTTTCCCAATGGAAGTCCGTGCTGTTCTCGGACCCCTCTTACCGGGAGGAGGAGCTGGAAGCATACCGGAAGCATGTGCTGTTCCTGAAGGAGATGGGCAGCGAAGTGATCAGCACCTGTGAGGTCGGTGGGTCGCTGCATTTCGATCCCCGGCGAACGCCGAATGAGAGGGAGGTTCTTCGTCTCGACGAGGAGGGATGGGCGAGTCTCGCCGAGGGCTTGAATGCCGCGGGAGCCATCGCCAGGGAGCACGGGCTGAAGCTTACGTACCACCATCATGGAGGCACGGCGGTCGAGCGTCCCGAAGAGATCGACCGCCTGATGGAAATCACCGATCCCCAATTGGTCTATCTTCTGTTCGATACGGGCCATGCCTATTACGGCGGAGCGGAGCCGCTGGATGTGCTGCGCAAGCATTACGACCGCATCGCCTATATTCATCTGAAGGATATCCGCCGCTCCGTCCTGGAGGAAGCAAGAGCCGAGAACGCCGATTTCATCACGTGCATCCGGCGGGGAGTCTTTACCGTCCCGGGTGACGGTGATCTCGATTTCCGGCCCGTCCTCTCGGAATTGTTGGATCGGGGCTACAGCGGCTGGGCGATGCTAGAAGGGGAACAGGACCCGGCGGAGCATCCGGCCTATGAGCTGGCGCAGCAAGCGATCAAGTATTTGGAATCCCTAACTCCGGCAAAGGCGGGTGACTAA
- a CDS encoding CoA-acylating methylmalonate-semialdehyde dehydrogenase translates to MAERLKNWIGGEWVESAAQETEAVYNPATEEILAQVPLSTKEDVDRAVQAAEKAFAGWSRTPVPKRARVLFKYQQLLVEHWEELARLVTLENGKSYGEAYGEVQRGIECVEFAAGAPNLMMGKQLPDIATNLESGMFRYPVGVVGGITPFNFPMMVPCWMFPLAIACGNTFVLKPSERTPLLANRLAELFQEAGLPEGVFNIVHGARDVVNGILEHPGIRAVSFVGSQPVAEYVYKTASANGKRVQALAGAKNHSIVLPDADLDLAVKEIINAAFGSAGERCMACSVVVAVGEIGEELVSRLKEASDKLTIGNGMEEGTFLGPVIRGPHKERTLSYIENGEKEGAQLVRDGRSDEAVSGQGYFVGPTLFDGVQTGMKLWEDEIFAPVLSIMRAESLEEAIAYANQSDFANGACLFTRSGANMRQFRETIDAGMLGVNLGVPAPMAFFPFSGWKKSFYGDLHANGMDGVEFYTRKKMVTTRW, encoded by the coding sequence ATGGCAGAACGGTTGAAGAATTGGATCGGCGGTGAATGGGTCGAATCCGCAGCACAGGAGACGGAGGCCGTCTATAACCCGGCGACGGAGGAGATTCTGGCCCAGGTCCCCCTATCTACTAAGGAGGACGTGGACCGCGCGGTGCAGGCGGCGGAGAAGGCCTTCGCGGGCTGGAGCCGTACGCCGGTTCCGAAGAGGGCGCGGGTACTGTTCAAGTACCAGCAGCTGCTCGTTGAGCACTGGGAAGAGCTGGCCCGGCTCGTGACACTGGAGAACGGCAAGAGCTACGGCGAAGCGTACGGCGAAGTGCAGCGCGGCATCGAATGCGTGGAGTTCGCGGCCGGAGCCCCCAATCTCATGATGGGCAAGCAGCTGCCGGACATTGCGACGAACCTCGAATCGGGCATGTTCCGCTACCCCGTGGGAGTCGTCGGCGGCATTACGCCGTTTAACTTTCCGATGATGGTGCCGTGCTGGATGTTTCCGCTTGCGATCGCCTGCGGGAACACGTTCGTGCTGAAGCCGTCCGAGCGCACCCCGCTGCTTGCGAACCGGCTCGCCGAGCTCTTCCAGGAAGCCGGTCTTCCGGAAGGAGTGTTTAATATCGTCCATGGGGCCCGCGATGTGGTGAACGGGATTCTGGAGCACCCGGGCATCCGGGCCGTATCCTTCGTCGGCTCCCAGCCGGTGGCGGAGTATGTGTACAAGACGGCCTCGGCGAACGGCAAAAGGGTTCAGGCTCTCGCGGGAGCGAAGAACCATTCGATCGTCTTGCCGGATGCCGACCTCGACCTGGCCGTGAAGGAGATCATCAACGCCGCCTTCGGCTCGGCCGGGGAACGCTGCATGGCCTGCTCCGTGGTGGTGGCCGTCGGAGAGATCGGCGAGGAGCTCGTCAGCCGGCTGAAGGAAGCGTCGGATAAGCTTACGATCGGCAACGGCATGGAGGAGGGGACCTTCCTCGGCCCCGTTATCCGCGGTCCTCACAAGGAGCGGACGCTTTCCTACATCGAGAATGGAGAGAAGGAAGGGGCACAGCTGGTACGGGACGGACGCAGCGATGAGGCGGTATCCGGCCAAGGCTATTTTGTCGGGCCCACGCTGTTTGACGGGGTTCAAACCGGCATGAAGCTGTGGGAGGACGAAATCTTCGCTCCGGTGCTTTCCATCATGAGGGCGGAAAGCTTGGAAGAGGCCATTGCTTACGCCAATCAGTCCGACTTTGCGAACGGGGCGTGCCTCTTTACCCGCAGCGGGGCGAACATGCGCCAGTTCCGCGAAACGATCGACGCGGGAATGCTTGGCGTCAACCTGGGAGTCCCGGCTCCGATGGCGTTCTTCCCCTTCTCGGGCTGGAAGAAGTCGTTCTACGGCGATCTTCATGCCAACGGCATGGACGGAGTCGAGTTCTATACCCGCAAGAAAATGGTCACCACCCGCTGGTAA
- the fba gene encoding class II fructose-1,6-bisphosphate aldolase produces the protein MKLVSMTSMLRQALEGGYAVGQFNLNNLEFTQAILLAAEEEKTPVILGVSEAYIPYMGGLPCIAGMVRSLMEHYGTTVPVALHLDHGSSYEVCLRALHAGFTSVMIDASHHELDRNIDITARVTEAAHALGASVEAELGRITGREDDLVVDEAEAMYAVTEECVRMVRETGIDCLAPALGSVHGPYRGQPKLGFERMGEIRRLTGLPLVLHGGSGLPEEEIRQAISLGTAKINVNTDNQAACTAVIRAYLAEHPEAYDPRSYLIPARQAIQSAVQDKIRLFQSSGKAGGSLS, from the coding sequence ATGAAGCTGGTTTCCATGACATCCATGCTACGGCAGGCCTTGGAAGGAGGCTATGCCGTCGGGCAGTTCAATTTAAACAACCTGGAGTTCACCCAGGCCATTCTGCTGGCGGCGGAGGAAGAGAAGACCCCCGTGATCCTTGGAGTCAGCGAAGCGTATATCCCTTACATGGGAGGCCTGCCCTGCATCGCGGGCATGGTCCGGTCGCTCATGGAGCATTACGGCACAACCGTTCCGGTCGCCCTTCACCTGGATCACGGCTCCTCCTACGAGGTGTGCCTACGAGCGCTCCACGCGGGCTTCACGTCCGTCATGATCGATGCGTCGCATCATGAGCTGGACCGCAATATCGACATCACGGCCCGCGTGACGGAAGCCGCCCACGCCCTGGGAGCCTCGGTAGAGGCGGAGCTCGGGCGGATTACCGGCCGGGAAGACGACCTCGTCGTGGACGAGGCGGAGGCAATGTACGCCGTCACGGAAGAGTGCGTCCGGATGGTCCGCGAAACGGGCATCGACTGTCTCGCCCCCGCCCTCGGCTCCGTGCACGGTCCGTACCGGGGCCAGCCGAAGCTCGGCTTCGAACGGATGGGCGAAATCCGGCGCCTGACCGGCCTGCCTCTCGTGCTTCACGGCGGAAGCGGCCTTCCGGAAGAGGAGATCCGTCAGGCCATCTCGCTCGGAACGGCCAAAATCAACGTGAACACCGACAACCAGGCCGCCTGCACGGCCGTTATCCGCGCCTATCTGGCGGAGCATCCAGAGGCCTATGATCCGCGGTCTTACCTTATTCCGGCCCGCCAGGCCATCCAGTCGGCGGTGCAGGACAAAATTCGTCTGTTTCAAAGCTCGGGAAAAGCAGGAGGAAGCCTATCATGA